A stretch of Capricornis sumatraensis isolate serow.1 chromosome 10, serow.2, whole genome shotgun sequence DNA encodes these proteins:
- the DDIT4 gene encoding DNA damage-inducible transcript 4 protein, with protein sequence MPSLWDRFSSSSSSSSLSRTPTPNQPPRSAWGSAAREEGLGRCESLESSDCESLDSSNSGFGPEEDSAYLDGVSLPDFELLSDPEDEHLCASLMQLLQESLAQARLGSRRPARLLMPGQLVSQVGKELLRLAYSEPCGLRGALLDVCVEQGKSCHSVGQLALDPSLVPTFQLTLVLRLDSRLWPKIQGLFSSANSPFVPGFSQSLTLSTGFRVIKKKLYSSEQLLIEEC encoded by the exons ATGCCTAGCCTTTGGGATCGCTTCTCGTCGTCTTCTTCGTCCTCGTCCTTGTCCCGAACTCCCACCCCAAATCAGCCGCCGCGCTCAGCGTGGGGGTCGGCGGCCCGAGAAGAAGGACTCGGCCGCTGCGAGAGCCTGGAGAGCTCGGACTGCGAATCCCTGGACAGCAGCAACAGTGGCTTTGGGCCGGAGGAAG ATTCTGCATACCTGGATGGGGTGTCCCTGCCCGACTTCGAGCTGCTCAGCGATCCCGAGGATGAGCATCTGTGTGCCAGCCTGATGCAGCTGCTGCAGGAGAGCCTGGCCCAGGCCCGACTGGGCTCGCGGCGCCCCGCGCGCCTGCTGATGCCGGGTCAGCTGGTGAGCCAGGTGGGCAAAGAACTACTGCGCCTGGCCTACAGCGAGCCGTGCGGCCTGCGAGGGGCGCTGCTGGACGTCTGCGTAGAGCAGGGCAAGAGCTGCCACAGCGTGGGGCAACTGGCCCTCGACCCCAGCCTGGTGCCCACCTTCCAGCTGACCCTCGTACTGCGCCTGGACTCACGCCTCTGGCCCAAGATCCAGGGGTTGTTTAGCTCTGCCAACTCTCCGTTCGTCCCTGGCTTCAGCCAGTCCCTGACGCTGAGCACTGGCTTCAGAGTAATCAAGAAGAAACTGTACAGCTCGGAGCAACTTCTCATCGAGGAGTGTTGA